TTGAGCTAGATTATGGGGAAATCCATTCAAGATCCTGCGTCTGGGCATCAGAAGGTATACACTAGTTATAGAGTGTTATTGCACTTACGAATCTAACACCAAAATGCCGCCCCGGTTACTCCTGTAGCAGGAACAGCCGGGGCGGCATTTTATTAGAAAAGATTAAACCTACTTCGCCAGCTGCTTCAGCAGCTCTTTGGCGGCGGGCTCGGAGGAGGCCGGGTTCTGGCCAGTAATCAGGTTGCCGGCGGTTACGATGTAGGGCTGCCAGTCGGCGCCTTTGGAGTAGTTGCCGCCGTTCTGCTTCAGCATATCTTCCACCAGGAAAGGCACTACGTTAGTCAGCTGCACCGCTTCTTCCTCGGTATTGGTGAAGCCGGCCACTGATTTGCCTTTCACAATGGAGCTGCCATCGGGGGCTTTCACGTGGCGCAGCACGCCGGGAGCGTGGCATACGGCCGCAACGGGCTTACCGGCGGCGTACATCGTTTCAATCAGCTCAATCGACTTTTTGTCTTCGGCCAAATCCCACAGCGGGCCGTGGCCGCCGGGGTAGAACACGGCGTCAAAATCAGCTGCCGACACGCTGTCGAGCTTCACGGTGCTGGCCAGGGCTTTTTGCGCTTCGGAGTCTTTTTTGAAGCGCTCCGTGGCTTCGGTCTGGGCGCTGGGGTCGTCGCTTTTGGGGTCCAGCGGGGGCTGGCCGCCGGCCGGTGAGGCCAGCGTGAGGGTGGCGCCGGCATCTTTGAACACGTAATAGGGCGCGGCAAATTCTTCCAGCCAGAAGCCGGTTTTGTGGCCCGTATTTCCCAGCTGGTCGTGGGAGGTCAATACCATTAGTATGTTCATGGTGGCTTGTATTTAAGTGATAGAAAAGTGTGGGATGAAAAATAGGGCACTGAGCCCTTACAGCAGCAGGCGGTAAAACGTGGTTTTGCGCTCTGCCAGCAAGGGCACAATCTGTCCTAGTACCAGGTCCTGAAAATGTGGCGCGGCCCGGTGCGTTAGCTGCGCGTTTTGGTCCACGTACTGCTCGTAAATAAAGAAGCGCTCCGGCTCCTCAGCCGACTGATGCGCCGTGTAGACCAGGTTACCCGGCTCATGCTGCCGTACGGCTGCCGCAGCTTCCTTCAGCAGGCGCCGCACCGTTTCGGCCTGGCCCGGCTGCACCAGCCATTCGGCGGCTACGCAATAAATATCTTCTGGCTTGGGCATGGGTTTACAGGCTGAGGGTGAGAATCTGCTCTACGTCGGCAATCTGCACATCGGCCCGCTCGCCCAGGTTTTTCACGCCGCGCTCCGTGAAGCGCTGCACAATGTGCCTAATGGTTTCCTCGCCCACTTCATAATCGGAAAGGCGGGTTTTGATTTCCAGGGATTCAAAAAAGCGTACGGTGGCCTGAACGGCGGCTTCGGCGCGCTCCTCATCGGTACCCGCGGTAATGTTCCAGACGCGCTGACCGTATTGCACCAGCTTCTGCAGCTTGCCGGCACGGCGGTAGCGCAGCATGGCGGGCAGCACAATGGCCAGGGTGCGGGCATGGTCGATGCCGTGCAGGGCGGTCAACTCGTGGGCCACGTAGTGCGTGCTCCAGTCGGTAACCACGCCGGCCGCCAGGGTGCCGTTCAGGGCATTGGTGGCGGCCCACATAAAGTTGGCCATGGCATCGTAGCCCCGTGGGTTTTCGAGCACTTTGGGCGCTTCCTCAATCAGCGTGAGCAGCACCGCTTCGGCCTGCCGGTCCTGCAGGGGCGTGTTGACGGGGTAGGTGAGGTACTGCTCCAGCACGTGCGTAAACGCATCCGCAATGCCATTGGCAATCTGGCGCTTGGGCAGCGTGAAGCAGGTTTCGGGGTCGAGGATGGAGAATTTGGGGAAGGTGAGCGGCGAGCTGAACGCCAGCTTTTCTTTGGTCGATACGCGGGTAACAACAGAGCCGGAATTCATTTCTGAGCCCGTAGCGGGCAGCGTGAGCACTGCGCCAAAGGGCAGGGCGCTGGTTACCTTGGCGCGCTTGCTGAGAATATCCCACGGGTCTTCGCCCTGAAATGGCACGGCGGCGGCAATAAACTTGGTGCCATCTACCACGGAGCCACCCCCAACGGCCAGAATAAAGTCCACCTTTTCCGTGCGAGCCAGCTCCACGGCCTGCATCAGGGTTTCGTAGTGCGGGTTGGCTTCAATGCCGCCAAACTCCACGGTATCAAAGCCCTGCAGCGCGGCTGTCACCTGCTCGTAAACGCCGTTTTGCTTGATGCTGCCTCCACCATAAGTGATAAGCACTTTGGCGCCGGCGGGCACCTGCTGGGCCACACTGGCAATCTGGCCTTTGCCAAACAAAATGCGGACGGGGTTATAGAACTGGAAGTTTTTCATGGATTCGTATTAAATGTATGTAGCGCGAAGCTCCGGCTTCGCGGAGTAACGCACCGAGTGGTAGAAAATACCTGGCAGTGAGAGTAGCGCGAAGCTCCGGCTTCGCGTACGAGCGAAGCGAGTTCCTACGCGGTGAGCATACGCCTGTTACTCGCGTTGCTCGTGCGCGAAGCCGGAGCTTCGCGCTACTTTTTCGCGCTACTTTGTTAAGCGACTTTCACAATGGCCTTGCCGGTGTTTTCGCCCTGGAATAAGCCCAGAAATGCGGCCGGCAGCTGGTCGAAGCCTTCGGTAATGGTTTCTTCGGCCTGCAGCTTGCCTTGCTGATACCACTCGGCCAGGTGCTGAATGCCCTCGGGCCAGCGCTCCAGGTAGTCGCTCACTATAAAACCCTTTAGCAGGGCGCTGGTTTTCAGAAGCTTGGGCTCCGGGCGCGGGCCCATGGGCACCGAAGTGGCGTTATACATCGAAATCTGGCCGCACAGGGCAATGCGGGCGTGCTTGTTCAGCAGGTCGTACACGGCATCGGTAATGGCGCCGCCCACGTTATCAAAGTAGCAGTCTACGCCCCTTGGGGCGGCCGCGGCCAGAGCTTGGGCTATGTCCGGGGTGGTTTTGTAGTTGATGGCTTCATCAAACCCCAGCTTCTTCAATTCGGCCACTTTCTCATCGGAGCCGGCTGTGCCGATAACGCGGGCGCCTTTAATTTTAGCCAGCTGGCCCACCACCATGCCTACGGCGCCGGCTGCCCCGGACACTACTACCGTTTCGCCGGGCTTGGGCTGGCAGATATCCAGCAGCCCGAAATAAGCCGTGAGGCCCGTCATGCCCAGCAAACCCAGATAGTAGCTCAACGGCGCCTGATTGGCAGGCACCCGCGTGAGGCCCTGCCCGCCGGACACGCAGTATTCCTGCCAGGGCAGGTTGCCTACTACTATGCTGCCTACGGGCAGCTGCTCGTTATGGCTTTCCACCACTTCGGCCACTACGCCCCCATTAATGGGCTGCCCTACTTCAAACGGGGCCACGTAGGACTTGGCGTCGCTCATACGGCCCCGCATATAGGGGTCTACGGAGGCGTAGCGCATTTTCAGGAGCACCTGCCCGGCCTGGGGCTGCGGAATTTCCTGTTCTTCAAATCGAAAATTAGCGAGGGTAGGCGCGCCCTGTGGGCGACTGGCCAGCAGTATGGTTTTCATAGGATAATGCGTTGCAGGAATGAGGTAATACGAAAGCGAGAGCCCGCAGAAACCAGAAAATTCTGACCTCCGCGGGCTCTTTTGTTTCGGCCAGACTAGTTAGTGGTAGTGTGCAGGTTTACCTCAATGTTGCCGCGGGTAGCGCGGGAGTAGGGGCAAATCTGATGCGCGGCTTCTACCAACTCTTCCGCCTGGGATTGTGCCAGCCCGGGAATGTTCACGTGCAGGTCGGCGGAGATGCCGTAGCCGCCATCCTCGGCCTGGCCAAAACCGATGAGGCCTTCTACGGTAACGCCTTCCAGCCGTACGCCGGCCTGGCGGGCAGCTACGCCCAGGGCACCTTCAAAGCAAGCCGCATAACCGGCCGCAAACAGCTGCTCGGGGTTGGTAGCGCCGGTTTTGCCGGGGCCACCCATAGCTTTGGGCGTGCTCAGGGCAATGTTCAGCACTTCATCATTAGAAGAAACGTGGCCATCCCGGCCACCTTTGGCTTTGGCCTGGGCCGTGAAAAGTTTTTTCTCGAGTTTCATCAAAGGAAAGTTTAAGGAAAGAAGGATTCTTAAGTAAGGCGCGCCAGAAGCGTATTCAACTGCTGACGCAAGTTGTCTACCTCGGCAGGCGAGAGATGCAGTTTCTCCAGCATCTTTTCGGGAATGCGGCAGGCGCTATTCTGCAGGGTGCGGCCGGCCGGCAACAGGCTGATAATCACGGAGCGCTCATCCTGCGGGTCGCGGTGGCGGCTTATCCATTGCTTTTGCTCCATGCGCTTCAGCAAAGGCGTCAGCGTGCCCGAGTCCAGCAGTAGATTATCGCCCAGAGCTTTCACCGTCAGCTGCTCATGCTCCCAGAGCAGCAGCAGCACCAGGTATTGCGGATAGGTGAGGTCCAACTCCTGCAGCAGGGGTTGGTAGGCTTTGGTTAGCATGCGGGAAACGGCATACAGCGGAAAACACAGTTGGTTTTCCAGCTTCAGCCAGGAAGGATCAGGCGTAGGGGTAGGGTCAGAGTTGCTCATTGTGGGGTATAAAGCCGCTTAGGTTGTCTAATGTTTGATTGTGTGCAATTGAAATATTTTCAGAAAGACATAAGGGTCTGATTATCAGGTGAAATATTTGCCATAAAAAAGCACAGCACCCCGGCCGGAATGCTGTGCCACTACAAATCAAGGGAAAGAAAACGTACGCAGGCTAGGTAGTTCCCTGTAAAACAAAGGCTACTTTATTGGGCCTGCTGATACGCCTGAAAGCCGCCGAGCAGGTTGCGCACGTTGGTAAAGCCTTGCTGGGTGAGATAGGCCTTGGCCGAAGCCGAGCGGCCGCCGCCTTTGCAATGTACTACCACTTCCTGGTTTTTCAGGCCTTCCAGCTCATCCAGCTTGCCGGGCAGCTCGCCCATGGGAATGTTGCGGCTGCCTTCAATGTGGCCTTCCTCATTTTCCCAGGTTTCGCGCACGTCAATGATGATGGGAGCGGTGCCTTCGGCCTGGCGTTGTTTCAGTTCAGCGGGGGTGATATCGGGCATGAGTAAAAGAGAAAGGTGGAAAAGGGAGGAGAAGTTGCGCCGGCAACGCCCTACAAAGCTACAAGAAGTTGCAAACAGCTAGCGCGTCAGCACCAGCCGCTTGGTGGCCAGGCTGCCATCGGGCAGGGCCAGCCGCATGAAGTACACCCCGGCCGGCAGCCTGGATAAGTCCAGCGCAGGCTGGCCCTGGGCCAGGCCGGTTTGCTGCCACACGGTGCGGCCCAGCGCATCCAGCACGGTGGCGTGCGTATAGCGACCTTTCACCTGTACTATGCCGGTAGAGGGATTAGGATAGAGCGTAAGCAGGGCCGCAGCCCGGGAAGGCGTGGCGGCCGTTACCGTACCCGTCATCACGGGGCGTAGCATCAGGGCCCCGGAAAAGTCCGTCACCGCCGACCACTCGTTCCGGACCTGATAGAAGAAGTAATTGGCGGGCGGTGAGCTGTTTAAATCCAGCCCAAACTGCACAAACTGCCCCAGGGAAGCCTGCCCGTAGCCCACGTAAAACGTGCCGCTTACCCCCACTGGCTGCGAAAAGGGAACATCCAGAAACCCGCCCGCCGGGGCCGTAGCGGGGACGGTGTACGGAACGGAAGCCAAGGGTTTTTCGGCGGGCTTCCCGTTTTCATCGGCCCAAACGGAGAGCGTAATGGCCCGGCCGGCGGCATTGGGCAGCACCGGGTACAAGCGTACGCTGCGCACCTGGTCGGGCTGGTTCAGGTCGATGCGGTAGGCGAAAAAGGTGGAGGCTCCGCCCGTCAGGGCCGGCAGGCTGACGGCTGCTTCGGCCGTGCCATCATCGTAGGCATAATAGTCGGAGAGCTCCGTTACACGGGAAATGGAGTCGTTGGGCTGGATGCGCGAGTCGGTTTCGTTGGTGCCCAGCAAAATGCGGTGCCGGATGCGCTGCGGCCCGCCCGTGAGTAGGGACGCGGCCACGGTGCGTACGTCGCCCATAATGGGCACCTGCCGGGCGCTGGCATCAATGGAGCGGTTGCCGGTAAGGAACTGCAGCTCCGGACCCCTGGGCAGGTTCTGGGCCGTGCCGCGCCAGGTAATGGGCGTAGGGGCAGGGCCAATGTCGAAGTTGTTGATGGTGGTGCCGGTCTGGTCGTTCAGCTCATCGGCGGGGGTGGGCGCGGCCGCCAGCTGCACGGCGGGCATGCTGGCGTAGCGCTTTAGCAAGGAAGTGAGCGGGGCGCTGGTGGCAATGTCGCGGTAGGTGGTGTCGGCGGCGGAGCGGTTGCGGTCCAGCTTCAGGTAATCCAGGCTCCAGGCGTCGCGGGTGTTGGCCTGGTTGCCGATACTGTGAAAGCGGAAGCGGAAGTTGGCGTGCAGGTATTGCGGCTCGGTTACGGCCACAATTTCCTGGGCAAAATCGGTGCGGCGGCCCGTGCTGCGCTGGCTCCAGATGGACTGCCACTGGCCAGCGTCGTTCAGAAATTCCAGGGTGAAAGCCACCTGCCGCGTAGAGCTGGCCGCCGACGGCGAGCCTACAATACTGCCCGCCTGCCAGAAAAAGCTCAGATACACGTTGGAGCCAGCGGTAAGCCCACTTAAGTCAATGGGCAACGAGGTGAGCGTATCGGTATCACTGTAAAAGGAAGAGCTGCCGTAGGGCTGGCCATTTGCTTTCAGGCCATCAAACGTGACAACGTTGCGGGAGGGCGGCGCCACCGGAAACCGGTTATTCACTAATGTTCCACCGCGCGGTTCCCAATGCTCGGCATTAGGCGTGCCTTCGGGCTGCTGGGCAAAATCATCGAAAAAGGGTAATGCTATACTGGTGCCCCGGGCCGCTGAATGGGAAGCGTTGCCAACCGGTGACGCCCGGCCTGGGTCAGCGGAAAGCGGCTGTACGTTTTGCGCCCGCAGCTGCGTGGCCCACGTCAAAAGCAAACAGAGGAGAAAGCTGGAACGCATCATCAGGGGCAAGTTACGTAAGCCAGGCGGGTAGAGGTACAGCGCGTTGCGGAACAACGTTTGCGGGTAGGAAATATTGATAGGTTAGTATGGAAACAAAGGGTGATACCTATGAACGTCATTCCGAGAATGTGGCGCAGCAAGCCAGGAACCGAGGCATCCCGCGTGCTGCCGTTGCAATGCTATACTACCCTGCCTGTCATCCTGAGCTTGCGAAGGACCTTCTCCCAACTGAACGAGTCGTTGTTACGATGGTCGTTCTAGCTTGATAAGGTCCTTCGCAAGCTCAGGATGACAGGTAGAGAGGCGAGCGGCTTCTCCAAGCTTAGCATGACGGGCGAATAGGTATTTAGAGATGTTAAAAATGACCAATTATCAATAAAAAAGGCCCACTGCTTGCGCAACGGGCCTTTTGATCCTTCTAGTAATAACTTACTCAACAGGCTTTAGGGGCGCCTGACCAGCTACCCACAAATCCACCAGCTGGCCGGTGCGGATGGTGGCGCCGGGCGAGGAAACGGGGCGCTGTTTCACCACATTGCCATCTTCCTGGCCTTCTTCGGCGGCCTGGTAGAAGATTTCGCCTACCTGCAGGCCCTGGCCGGCCAGTAGGGTAGCGGCTTCGTCGGCGGGCATATTTACTACGTTGGGTACCGGGAATTCCTGGTTGCCCTGGCCGTCGCCAACTACCAGGTCTACTTTGGTGCCTTTGGCAATGGGGGCGCCGGGCGCAATTTCTTTACCGTTCACCAGCTGTTTCAGCACGGCGTTCTGGGCCAGGTCGGGCACCAGCTGAATCTGGCCTACTACCAGGTCGTAGCTTTTCAGAATCATCTGGGCGTTTTTCACCGAGCCATCCGTGAGGCGGGGCATCTTAATCACCGGCGGATTTTTCATCGACACGGAGATGTAGATTTTGCGGTCTTCCTTCACCTTTTCGCCCGGGGCGGGGTCCTGGGTGAGCACGGTGCCGGGGCGGGTGCCGGGGTTGTAGCTGCTGTCGTCCACGAAGAAAAGCAGGTTGCGCTCATCCAGATAATCCTCCAGATCGGTCTGCTGCATCCCCGTGATTTTAGGTACTACAATGGTTTCGCCGTGGTTGGTGGTCATGGGCAGATACACGTAGAAAAACCCGAGTACCATGATGGCTACCACCGCTGCCATAGCCAGCAAATGCTTCAGCACATCAAGCGGCGTATCTGATTTGAAAAAGGACATTATTTACAGGAGCTAGGAGCAGGAAGTTAGGAGTAGAGAGGCGAAAATAGCTGGCCGAAGTTAGAAGCTAAAAAAGCTAAAAATTAGAAGCTAGTTCCCCTCCTCAGCTGAGGAGGGGCTAGGGGTGGTTGACCAATCGGTGCACGATCATCAATATCTAGCTTTAGCTGACCACCCCTAACCCCTCCTTGAAAAAAGGAGGGGAACTAGTTCTTAGCTGTTCACCGCCAGCTTTTCTTTACGGGTGCGCTCTTTGCCGAACTCCAGAATCTGGTCGATGAAATCGTAGGGCGTGTAGCCGGCCAGCGCGGTTTGATGGAAGATGCAGGTGGCGGGCGTCATGCCGGGCAGGGAGTTTACCTCGATGATGATGACCTCCACTGCGCCGTTGTCGCGCACCCGCACAAACGCGTCGATGCGGGCGTAGCCCTGAATGTTCAGGATTTCGGCCACGCGGCGTAGCTCTTCCTTCACCTCGTCGGAAATGCGCTGGCGCTCAATGGCATCGGCGGCGTAGCGGGCCGGGGTGATGTTCTGGCCTTCGCCGGCCAGGAACTTCTCCTCCAGGCTCAATACCTCACCGGTAGCCAGCGCTTCGGAAGCCTCAAAAACCTCAATGTCCAGCTGCCCATCGGAGCGCCAGTGGGTGAGCAGACCGCCCGTAATTTCGAGGAAGTGAGCCGCGCCGTCGCGCTCAATCAAGGTTTCTACCAAGAAGGCGTCCTTGCGGGGGAATTCCTCCTTGAAGCCTAAGTGCAGCGTTTCGGCATCGGGTATCATCAGGTCTTCCTGCTCCCGGAAGATGAGGCGGGTGAAAGCCTCCAGCTCAGGGCGGTTCTTTACTTTTTTCACCGCCGAAGAGCAGCCGTCGTCGGCGGGCTTGGCAATGAAGGGGTAGGGAAACTGCGTTTCCAGGGAGCGGTAGAAGCCCTCGGCATCGGCCTGCCATTCCAGGCGGTTGGCCATGCGGTGCTCGGCCACACGCATGCCGGCTTCGCGCAGGCGGCGGTTGGTTTCAAACTTATTGATGGTGATACTGCTGCTGCCCACGCCCGAGCCGTTGTAGGGCAGGCCGAACTTTTCCAGTTGCTGCTGCAAAGCACCGTCCTCGCCGGGACGACCGTGCAGGGCAATAAACACCTCATCTACCATCTTGGCCAGTTCCTCAAACGATACCCGGCGCGGCTGCGCGGTAGGCTGACCGGCATAGGTGCTGGTAATGGCTTCTGCTTCGCGGCGGATGCGCTCCAGAATAGGGTGCAGGCTGTGGCCCGCCTCCATGTGCTCCACTTTCTCCTTGATGTCGTCGGCGTTGTCCTTCAGCATGACGTTGATAGGCAGCACGTACAGGCGGAAATCCTGGTTGTTGCCGGTCAGGAATACGGGCACCGGCTCATACTTAATAGAGGAGCTGAGCTTCTCGTAGATGTTGCGGCCGCTTTCCACCGAAATGTGGCGCTCCGAAGAATAGCCGCCCATAATGACGGCCACTTTAATGCGCTGACGCTCCTCGTGCCCGCGGGCAGCTACGGCCGCATCCAGCCCACGCAGCAGGCGCTGCAGCTGTACGGGCCGCATACCCGCCCGGCGGCGTGCTGCCAGAGAAGTGCGAATCAGATAGGTCAGAAACTGCGAAGGATTGAGCCCGATTTCCGCCGCCTGGTGGAAGAAGAACGAGGCCGGCAACATGCCCGACGTGGTGTTCGGGTCGTTGAGGAAAATGGAGTTTTCAGTTGCCGGTTGCGAGTTGCCAGTTTCTTCACCTGAAATCTGGGAACCGGCAACTGGTAACTGGGAACTGATAAACCCATCCAGCCGCGCGTACACCTGGAAGCCGAACGTGCGGAACATCTCCTCACAGGCTTCCCGGATGCGCTGAATTTCGTCTTCCGGTAAATCGATGGGGGTGATTTTGCGGGCCAGGCCGGGCAGGTATTTCGAGCGGTAGTCGAACATCTCCTCGCCCTTCACAATCTCCGTGGGCGGCAGCGCCAGTGGCTGACCGTTGGGGTCTTCCACCACAATGCAGGAAAACTCGCGGCCCTGTACAAAGCTTTCCACCAGCACCTGGGTTTCGCCGTCCACGTTGGTCAGGCGCACCTGTTCGGCGGTTTGCAGGCGCTCAGCCAGCGTGTTTAGCAGGGCCTCGGGGTGGTAGATAATGTGCTCATCATCGGCATCCAACATCACGGGCAGGCCAATGCCCTCACGGATGTCGGTGAGCTGCTGCACCCACATGATTTTGTCGCGCTCCGAGAGGCGCTGCCAATCGTCGCGGGTCACGGTTTTGCGGAACAGGCTGCGCTCCATGGCGCGGTGGAAAGCCTCCACGTTGGCGGTGCGCAGAATGCTGATGCCAATGCTGCTGCCCTGGCGCGGGGCTTTGAACACCAGCGGCAAGCCCAGCTCGCGCTCCAGGTAAGCCAGGGTAGCAGCCGGGTCGGCGGCGTCCCATTCTTCGGCCGATACCACGCGGAACTCCGGCGTGGGCCGGTTCAGGGCGTGGAGCAGCTTTTTCTGGGCAATTTTATCGATGCCAAAGGCCGAGGGCAGCACGCCGGAGCCGGAATACGGAATGCCGTACCACTCCAGCAGGCCCTGAATAGCGCCATCTTCGCCGCCGGGACCATGCAGAGCCAGGAAGGCAAAATCCATGAGGCTGCTCAGCTCCTGCGGCTGAATACGGCGGCCTACCTGATTGATAATTTCGTCCTGTTGGGCAAGGCTCAGCTCGCCCAGGCTTTCCAGGTACACCTGCAGCTTGTGTTCGGAGGCAGGCAGGGCCGAAACGGGCGGATAAAAGTCCCGGATGGTGCCTTTATAAATGTAGTGCCAGTCCAGCAGGATGAAGTTGCCGCGGCTGTCCACGAATACGGGAACGGCCTGAAACAGCGACTTGTCCAGGTTATCATATACAGTGCGGCCGCCCGCAAAGGAAATTTCCCGCTCACGCGACGGTCCGCCGAAGAAGATGCCTATTTTCATACGTAGTGCAAAGGTACGAATGTCAGACAGCATGGCGCTACCTGCCGGCAACTTGCTGCGTTACTGCTTCGCCCCGAACATATACCCCAGCTGGGCCTGAAAGACGGAGTTGCGCGTGGGGCTGTACTGGAGAGGATGAGTTATATCACCACAATAACGTAGCGTGATATTTGGGCCGGAAGGCAGCTCGTAACCGATACCGGCTACATATCCCAGCTGCAGGCTGTTAAAGTCGCGGCGCTGGGGCTGTTCATACAGGTCGTTGTTCACATCGTTCTTAAAACTGAGCAGATAGCTGAGTTGCGGCCCTGCTTCAAATGTGAGTCCTTTGGCATTGATTTTTGTCAGGATCGGCAAATCGAGGTAATTACGGTGGTAGTAGTTGGTTGTCCGGGCACCGGTAGTAGTGCTGCCGTATTTATCTTTTGCCCCTTTCGCTGAATATAATAGCTCGGATTGAATGCTCCAGAATCCATCTTCGGTCAGGGAGTAGCGTGCTACCAACCCGCCATTAATGCCCAATAGTCGGTCGGGGCCAACGGTGTGCTTTACCTTGTCCCGGGAATAATTAGCGCCGGCCTTCACGCCGAAACGAAGGTGCTGACCAACGGCCAGCTGGCTAAGCAGCAGGGCTGGCACTGCCAGCAAGAAGCGGATATACATTCAGAATAGAGTTGGGGTTTGTCAATATTGAGGCCGGATAGAAGCGCAATAATAGGCAAAGACTACATCCGCTGAATAAAGGCATGCGGAAGCGTCGTATAACTACGCTAACTCCCCAGGAAAATTGCATGCAACTCAAAAACTCCCGAACTACGCGCCGCAACCCCGTATAAGACGACACCCAACTTTCTATTCTCAGCTTATGAAAACCCTCGACCAGTACAACTTCGCCGGCAAAAAGGCGGTGGTACGCGTGGACTTCAACGTGCCGCTCGACAGCGACCTGCGCATCACCGACGATACCCGCATTCGGGCGGCTACGCCCACGGTTAAAAAAATTCTGGCTGATGGCGGCTCCGTTATCCTGCTCTCGCACATGGGTAGGCCCAAAGGTGGCCCCGACAAGAAAAACTCCCTGCGCAACCTGGTATTGCGTCTGCAGCAGGAGTACGGGCAGGAAGTGAAGTTTGCGGATGATGTACTGGGCCAGGAAGCCGCCCAAATGGCCGCCTCGCTGCAGCCCGGCGAAATCCTGCTGCTCGAGAACCTGCGCTTTTATGCCGAAGAAGAAAAAGGCGACGAAGCCTTTGCGGAAAAGCTGGCCCGCCTCGGCGACGTGTATGTGAATGATGCCTTTGGGGCGGCGCACCGCCGGCATGCTTCCACGGCCGTCATGGCCCACCACTTCACCCCGGAAAACCGCGTGGCTGGCTACGTAATGCAGGGCGAGCTGGAAAACGCCAAGCGCGTGCTGGATCATGCCGAGCGGCCCTTCACTGCCATTATGGGCGGCGCCAAGATTTCGGATAAAATCCAAATTATTGAGCAGCTGCTGGATAAGGTGGATAATCTGCTCATTGGCGGGGGCATGTCCTACACCTTTGCCAAGGCCGAAGGTGGCCAGATTGGTAACTCCCTGCTGGAAGGCGACAAGATGGATATGGCCCTGGACCTGATGCGCAAAGCCAAGGAAAAAGGCGTAAACCTGGTGTTGCCCGTCGACAGCATCATTGCCAATCAGTTTGCCAATGATGCCGATATTGACGTAGCCGGCAGCCACAGCATTCCGGCCACCTGGATGGGTCTGGACATCGGCCCCGAAACCCGCGAGCTGTTCGCCGAAATCATCCGCAACTCCAAAACCATTCTCTGGAATGGCCCCATGGGCGTGTTTGAGATGTCGAACTTCTCGGTAGGTACTGAGTTTGTGGCCCGCGCCATTGCGGAAGCTACCGAAAACGGCGCCTTCAGCCTCATCGGTGGCGGCGACTCCGCGGCGGCGGTAAACCAGCTAGGCTTCGCCGATAAAGTGTCCTACATCAGCACCGGCGGTGGCGCCCTGCTGGAGTACATGGAGGGAAAAGAGCTGCCCGGTGTGGCGGCGCTGGAAGGCCGGTAAGTAGTCATTGCGAGGCACGAAGCAATCCGTCCTCTGAAACGTAGAAAGCCTAAGTAAAGCAGAAAGCCCTTGACGTACTGCGCGTCAAGGGCTTTCTGGTAGAAGGAAGTATCTGGTGTTGTCGAGGACGGATTGCTTCGTGCCTCGCAATGACATACTAATGTTAGTTCTCGTAAAGTCCCTCCAACTCGTGGCCCATACCCTGCAGGGTTTCCTGTTGGCGGCCCGTGAGGCGCACCATCAGGGCGCGGGCTTCGGGCTCGCTCAAGACCTGCATTTCCTGCAGCCACTGCAGTCGGCGCACTTGTTGTTCAATGGGCCCTAGGGGGTTGATGCGGGCATAGTGGGTGCGCAGATATTCTTTAACCCGCTGCTCTAGTGTGTGGGCAAACGTGTAGAACTGGGCCCGGTCGCGGCGCCGGTCGGCGAAGGTGAGGTTGAGCTGGGCCGTGCGGAAATGTAGCAGAAACCAGCGCCGGTCCCACTCCAGCGCAATAAATGCCCCCAACACCGCCAGAAAAACCAGTACGCCCACCAGCCCGGGCGTAACGGTGCCGGTAGCCCAGGATTCCTGCACCGGCTCAATAGCTACCCACACTATCAGGGCCAGCATGTAGAGCAGCCAGCGGGTGGGCACTTGCCGGGT
The Hymenobacter sp. DG25B genome window above contains:
- a CDS encoding phosphoglycerate kinase, with amino-acid sequence MKTLDQYNFAGKKAVVRVDFNVPLDSDLRITDDTRIRAATPTVKKILADGGSVILLSHMGRPKGGPDKKNSLRNLVLRLQQEYGQEVKFADDVLGQEAAQMAASLQPGEILLLENLRFYAEEEKGDEAFAEKLARLGDVYVNDAFGAAHRRHASTAVMAHHFTPENRVAGYVMQGELENAKRVLDHAERPFTAIMGGAKISDKIQIIEQLLDKVDNLLIGGGMSYTFAKAEGGQIGNSLLEGDKMDMALDLMRKAKEKGVNLVLPVDSIIANQFANDADIDVAGSHSIPATWMGLDIGPETRELFAEIIRNSKTILWNGPMGVFEMSNFSVGTEFVARAIAEATENGAFSLIGGGDSAAAVNQLGFADKVSYISTGGGALLEYMEGKELPGVAALEGR